The following is a genomic window from Nicotiana tabacum cultivar K326 chromosome 3, ASM71507v2, whole genome shotgun sequence.
aaattaagaaaaacatcatacaataacacacagtcacaacaaagcatgctaacaactcaatcaaaaactaaaacaaagaaagggaaaacttactgaaaaagtttaAACTAAACTGAACCAAATTCAACTTAGcttcgaccatttgaggccgaacaaactttaatcagggtgttctcacacgagaacaccttggttaaggtccattagacctcaaacccctgtcaagatcggccggattccccaggtgcatgtgttctgaggtctggattttcagatctggttttttagaagcttggtttggtcacgaggagggtcaggggagtgtctggtatgaagatgggtggtttggtataggtccgggttcgactcgaatcttcaaatgaagattcgagacgaatgaaggtgattcgaggctagggggtgacaaatccatgttcaggagagtgagggggtcttagggtgttcaggaggtggtcaccagCGTTCATGctgccggctttaatggcgagggagactagggcggctgctagggttcggggGGGTTTCAGCCAGCTCCTAGGATTGTGTTCGTCAAAGTCTAGGAATGATAATTTAGCTTTGGAAAGTTTTGAAAATGAAACTCCTTGGGGTTCTGTCACGCCTTGACTCGACGGAGGCCACCCAACATTCATGGGTTGAAATGACCCAAACGGTACAGGGGAACAAACAGGTAAGGATAGGGGATATATGAGAGGTATGGGAAAAAGGTTAGTGGCACAAGGATTATTGGTGTTTGTGTAGTTCTGGGCTGAGGTAAAAGGCATACTCTGAGAACAAAATGGTTGAGTTGACATGGGATAGGAACTGGTAAATTGAGGGTAATAAAGTTAGGTGAACATTGGATATGGGTTCGACAAGGGTCTAAAAGCTGTTGCAGAAGGGTTTAGGGGTGGATTCATTGAAGGCCCAGCACCAGCAGAGACCATTGCATGCACTAAAGAGCTAGTCGAGTGGACTGGGGCTTGATATGAGAGTGTTATGAAGTGCAAAAGAGGCATTAGGAGTGGCTAGGGAAGAATTATCTCTCAAATACCTGCTACAGAAGATTGGCCTCCAATGGTCGGGGAATCGTATCATTTGCTGGAAGAAAAATCCGTACCGCTCGATGTATTCATCTATCAACATTAGCTCAATCCTTTTTGTGCTCCTCCATTTGCGTATCGTATTTCtcctatttttcttcaattttatctATCCTCTTCCCGATTCTTCGATAAACGCCTGAAGCTGAGCTTCCACCCTCAAAATTCCGTCATCACTGGACTGATTTCGTTGTTTGTCAACTATTTGGGATGCCAAAGATCGGGCTCTGATAACCAAAATTGGATTGATGATCCTCCTAAAGTAATGGATCACACTTACTCCGACTTCCACGCTTTTACTACTAACCATGACAACTCAAATCGGAGATCTATTAAATCTGATCCCCCTAGCCATAAATCTATTGACCTCTCATCTCTTCATAATATTATATTCCCTCCGAAATAAGAGATGcaattttctcctttaaacctttTAAATCACCATGCCCAGGTGGGCTCcagccatttttcttttttctcttctttagaAGATAGTGGTTTCGACATGTgtgtttacaacaacaacaacgatccagtataatcttacaagtggggtctggggagggtaacatgtacgcagatcttacccctaccccgaagggtagagaggctgtttccaggagaccctcggctcaaaaaaacaataggagacgatatattagtaccataaaaatgcataataaaataacagttttataagagatatgaaatacagaatacgaaatacgaaatagatggctggtatagtaaaaactagcaggtaaagccctgcatcaatagacgaccaatggcattcttagtctaactcctaactggctagtctcactctattgtgctgtagaaatattcacaactttcccctaacctacaaccttaatgctcgacctccataattccctgtcaagggccatgtcctcagtaatcctaagtcgcgccatgtcctgtctgatcacctctccccaatacttcttaggtcgccctctacctctccgcgtgcccactacagccagtcgctcacacctcctcaccggtgcatcagtgctcctcctctgaatgtgcccgaaccatctgagtcttgcttcccgcattttgtcctacatgggggccacgcccaccttctctcgaatatcttcattcttaatcgtatccatccttgtatgcccgcacatccacctcaacatcctcatctctgctacttttatcttctggatgtgtgagttttTAACCGGTAAATCTATTAGATAATGTGGCTTCTATTTCTGCATCCAATGCATCTTCCTTCCGTCCTTTCTTAGCCACGCCTATTGTTATATAACTCCAGGTGacttatataatttatatattaacTATCTAATGGATCtaatttgttttttcttattaGGGGAGAATTGAAGGTGGAGGAGATCAAAGATGTGTTGCTTTAAGGAAATTATGTAAAAGAAACTGGAAAATACCAATCGAAATAATTGCACATGTCTATTTTAAATGAAACTTTCTCTTTATCTTTGTGCGTAACACATATATTCATCATCATAATGAGGTGACTACTTATAATTCATGAGATGTTAGAACGATTGTCTAAATACCAATCTCTCTGGTCCAAATTGAGACCAGAATGAACAGTCTGCACCCCATATTtatcttgcttttttttttatgtGTAGTATGATCAAATGAATGAACATTCATTATAATTGTTTTCTCTTGACATGAAGCCATAAATTTATCTTCTGTCATCAGAGTCTGATAGTGAAGCAAGTTGCTAAATTATCAGCTTTTATTTTACACTATTCTTAGATTGTGGATGAGGTTTCTCAGGTTGCTGAGTTTATAGAAACTATGAAATCTAAATTTTTTTATGAAGTCTCATGCTTTTGCTGTCATACTCTTGATGTTGCAAATAATAATGCTCTTGTGGTAAGAGCTCTAAGTGACATTAAGGGATGTATAACCATGCGGTTCTGTTTCTTGGGTAATTTGCTGCTAATTGGTATTGCAAGTAACAAAAATGAACAAGTAAAATTATAGCGCTAATTCCCGTCTACTCACAGTCACACACTCGGATTTAGCACACCACAGTCATGAAATTGCAAAACTAAAAAGTATTCAGAGAATCAGAAAAAGCACCTAAAAAACACCGAAAAGAAAAAGTATAGACAACCCAAAATATTacgaaaggaaaaaaagagagaaaagagaagaagatCTGGGACAAAGTTAAAAGCGGAACACGCTTGTAGCTACACCCAGCAAGAACAAAGAGAGCTTTAAGAGCATGTGGAGATTTCCGAGAGAAAGAAACTCTTGAAAGAAAGGGAAACACATACGATTGTTGTCTCTAAGAAAATATGTGGAAAGATCTTCAGTGTACACGTAGAAGTATAACTAAACAATACAACTAAACATATTGAAAAACACTCTCATCTTATAGAGTAGTTAACTATATTGAGATATGAGGGATTCCCCTCAGAAAATAGAACTAGATAGAGGAGTTGATCATGACTACTGTTGACCTTGTGGACGGAAGAGTTGATCATGGCTACTACTGATTCATTGCGACCACAAGAGCATGAATCTGATAGAAGTATATTGGAAGACATTCACTTCGATCCCTTAAAACCACAAGAGCATAATGCTGATAAAAATTGTACTGAAAATACATAACATGACGATTACAATATAATAATAACATGGGAAGAATAAGAACTTCGCTCGCGTACAAAAGATTTGCCAGAAACTCAAAGCATTTGAATTTATTCACCGAGTGCAAATCCCATGTGTGGATTGTGTATTGTATTAGTTTAAAGtcatctttttttttgaatttgggtGATTTTTGTAGAATATAATTATCCATGTAAATTCTTTTCTTTGATGACTGTCTTACTTCGGttattcttttctatttatcAAGGAGGAACATGTCAAGATTAAAGAAGGATGACAAGAACAATTTGCGTGATGATGGAGAAAGCGTCAAGCATAGAGAGAAAGAATGATGAGGAGAGGGAGCTTCCCATAAACATTAAAGGTAACATGTTCAGTGCAAGACTATCAAGATCATCAAGCTTAAACTTTGAGCAAGTCCAACagaatgttgttgttgttgttgttgccaccaaTATTATTGCTGCTTTCTGCATTATTATTAGTTATAGGAGGAGGAGGCATCATCATCATTGCAGGAGGACATAAGATTGCattttcactgttgttgttgttgtccattaacatttttttttctctgaGTTTCTTATAACTCTTTTTGTtgattttgttccttttgtttttgCCTATGAAACCATAAAACTCCCTAAACTTTGAACAAGTCTAATCTACCTCTTTTACTATTGTGGCCGATTATAATGGAAGAAAACTGTCATTTCAGTATTGTAGTTGCGCTCCCATAGATGTAAAAAGTGTCATTTGGTGATCATACAATATCTGAGAGTGGATAATTGTTCCAAATTATATCTAACTAATATCCAGTGATATTGTCCATATTTAGTGATCATTTATATGCATCAGATCACCTTTCCTGTCACTTCATGTCaaataaagttaaaaaaaaataatttcaactttTATCATATTGGGCCCGTGTTGGCACGGGCTAACTCCACCTAGTTTCTTTTAGAAGTATTGGCAATATAATCAACTCTTATGTAACAAACCTTTGCCTACAAGCTTTTGAATCAGGCCCTCTCCCAACAGGTATCAATGATACCTACCTTTgttttatacaaaaaaaaaattcaaatgctAACAACCTTAAAAAAAATTGGCCAATATGTAACACCATCTATAAAGTGGTTACAAAGATCATTGCTAATAGATTAAAATTATAGTAACAATCTAGTTTTATCAAAGGAAGACTAGCTAGTGACAATGCTATAATCATTCAAGAACTTATGTTAAAAATGCATAAACAATTAGGATCAAAAGCTAATATGGTCCTGAAAATAGATCTTGAAAAGGCTTTTGATCGTTTGAAATGGCCTTTTATCTATAGAACTCTCCGCCACTTGATATTTCCTCCAAAGATCTCCAAACTCGTCATGAATTGCATCACTACTAGCAAAATCTCTGTACTAGTGAATGGTAGTAGAAGTCAATTCTTTTATCCAAGTAGAGGTATTAGACAAGGGGATCCCTTATCACCCTACATATTGATACCCTGTATGGAAATGCTATCCACCAAAATAATTTATAATGTTGATATTAGAACTTGGACTCTAATTAGAATGGGGAAAAAATTAATGCTTTTTATCCCATCTATTCTATGTGGATGATCTTACTTTAATGTGGAACATTGACAAAAAATCCTCAACTACTATTCTTACCTGCCTCAAGAATTTTTGCTCAATATCAGGGCAGAAAATAGATTAcacaaaatccaaaatcatcGTTTCAAAAAACTGCTCCAACACCACCTCAAAAGCCCTAGCTAAACATTTTAACATTAAAATTAGCAACAACTTTGGAAAATGCCTGGGATTCCGATCACTAACACCAATCCAAAACCATCTGACTACTAATTCATCCTAGATAACATGATTAGGAAGTTAGCCTCGTGGAAATCAAATTTTCTCAATATGGCGGGTGGAACTACACTGGCCACCTCCTCTTTAAATAGTATGCCCAATCATATCATATAATACAATTGCCTTCCTacaaaaattctcaaatataTTGACAAGATTCAAATAAACTTCTTATGGGGTTCGACCAATACCTTCAAAAAAATTCACCTCATTAATTGGAAAACTGTTACTAGCGACAAGAAAAATGGAGGTCTTGGTATCCATGCAGCTAAAGATAAAAATCTAGTAAATTTGGCTAATCTTACTTGGAGATTAATTCACAACACTAATAAACCTTGGGCCATAATCCTCTCTTCAATTTATGGCTCGACAAATAACTTTAAAAACTCATCTTTCATATGGAAAAGCATAGTCAAGGGTTGGGATATATTTAACAAGGGGATCAAATGGATtccaagcactcactcgactataaacaTTTGGCACTCAAGCTGATTCCCAAGTCTCCAAATTTTAGACTAATCGTTGAGGGTCCTATCACAAAGATGAACAGTAGCCTGACCATTAGTGATAGTTTGGTCAATAACAAATGGGATCCGGGAAAATCTCATTCGAATTACCTCAACCCATAAGAAATAGTATCCTATCCATATACCATAGGGATTGCATCAAAGACACCCTGACTTGGGCCCTAAaaggagatggtaaattttcttcGAAAAGTTGCTATAAGCTAGTTAGCTCCAATGAAAAAATAACACTGATTTTAGCTGGATATGGGATCTTCGCTGCCCCAATAAGATTAAGTTTTTTTCTGCGAAAATGTCTTCACAATAAACTTCTCAGTCGATCATATCTTCACTATATAGGTATTAATATAGACCCCATTTGTCATGTttgcaaaaaagaaaatgaatctaTCGACCACAGTTTTATTAGATGTGATGTAGTTCTCCAATTCTAGGATATGATAGGTTATAAGATCCCTCCTCATCATAACACTTCACACTGGCTCACTAATATAAAGGACCTAACTACCTTTCATGGGTAGATTTATACCCTTTTGTTCTATAAAGCATTTAGCTCAACCGTAAtaaaaataatgatgataacaccACTTAAAATTTCATTATTAAGAACTTTACTGCGTTAGCGGTCGAGTACAAGCTACTAACGCAAAAAGAACTAACTACTGTTCAAACCCATGCAATCAATGTTGCATGGCACAAACCCCACAAAGGTTTTATAAGCTCAATATCGATGATGCCTTTAGAAAAAAAGAATATTTAGGGGGATTAGATGGAGTATTCAAGAACAGTAATGGTCACTGGATAGCAGGTTTTCAACATCACTACTCAGCCATATCATCCCTACAAACAGAGCTAGAAGTGCTCAAAGAAGGCCTTAACATAGCAATGACCAAGAGATTTACTCCATTGGTCATAGAACAGATGCAACAAAGGTAATCAAAGCTTTTTAATATAGATGTGAATCTCATGACATGATTGTTTGCTTTTGCAGGCGGTTAATGCTCCAGCTGAAGCTGAAGCAATCATCAATCCAACATAACTTTAGAGAAGGAAACAAAGTAGCCCATAAGCTGGCTAAGGAAGCTCTCAATCTTCCGAAGGAGCATCTACTGCTAGACAGGCCGTCTTCTTATGTAATAAATAAGCTGGAAACATATAGGGTTGGCTAtgtttattttgttaaaaaagTAAGTACTGAAGTATGCTGTAAGCTTGCCAACTTGGGCAATATTAATGTCCTTAGGACATATAGTATATCTGGTGATGTAACAAACAATATTCCGTagtttttataatatatatttcctattgtctaaaaaaaaattaaattactcgATAAAATAACATGTTCAAATTTTTAATGACTAAGAAGCATAAAGAAATTGTAATAACACAAGAGGAAACTTGCCTCCCTCTAaaaaattttcctttttcattcttgGAGAACAATCCTATTAGTAAGAAAAATGAAGAACAAGGAGGGAGAAAGAAAAGTTGTACAATTATTAATTGTATTTTCTCAAGAAAAAAAGGTCTTCTTCGAGTTGATTTACAGCACATgagaaaattgaatccatccaTTGTTGTAGAGAATCTTGTTCTTCTGCAGGTGCAATGTTACTTGAGGATTCAGTAACAGCTGATACTGTTGAAAATTTGATGGATTCTTCAGCTTCTAAAGAAAGTGTAGGGCTGTAACAATTAGACATAGTTTTACAACTTTTGTTCCATAAATCcacatcaaaattttcactcaacaTATTGTGGTATGCATTGTTTGACACTGAAAAATCAGTAGCATTTTCAGTACAATTCTCTGCTTCATTGCTTTTATCATATGTCTCTGTTTTATAATGATTTGGTAAGTTAAGTTCCATGATTGTATCATCTGGTTCTTGTTGGTATTTTTCTTGGTCAATTGGCTTGTGAGTTAAAGGGTCTATTCCCACTTGCTTTAATTTCTTCTTAATTCGAGTATTCCAATGGTTCTTGATTTCATTGTCTGTCCTCCCTGGAAAATGTGATGCTATCTTAGACCACctgcaaaaaaaatatttaaagggTTAAATAAgaagaattttttaaaaaaaaaggttagTCGTGCAGCTCGTGCTAGTGAATTTTGAATATTGAATGGTTAAAAGAACAAAGGTATTATTGAAAAATTAATAAAGACCTGTTACCAAAACGAGCATGAAGCTCAATAATCTGATCTTCTTCAGCTTCAGATAGTGCCCCTCTTTTGAGATCAGGTCTCAAATAATTAATCCATCTCAATCTGCAACTCTTTCCGCATCTTTGCAAACCTACC
Proteins encoded in this region:
- the LOC142179285 gene encoding uncharacterized protein LOC142179285, translated to MAQTPQRFYKLNIDDAFRKKEYLGGLDGVFKNSNGHWIAGFQHHYSAISSLQTELEVLKEGLNIAMTKRFTPLVIEQMQQRRLMLQLKLKQSSIQHNFREGNKVAHKLAKEALNLPKEHLLLDRPSSYVINKLETYRVGYVYFVKKVSTEVCCKLANLGNINVLRTYSISGDVTNNIP
- the LOC107816972 gene encoding transcription factor MYB20-like; amino-acid sequence: MGRQPCCDRVGLKRGPWTIEEDHKLVHFILNNGIQCWRTIPKLAGLQRCGKSCRLRWINYLRPDLKRGALSEAEEDQIIELHARFGNRWSKIASHFPGRTDNEIKNHWNTRIKKKLKQVGIDPLTHKPIDQEKYQQEPDDTIMELNLPNHYKTETYDKSNEAENCTENATDFSVSNNAYHNMLSENFDVDLWNKSCKTMSNCYSPTLSLEAEESIKFSTVSAVTESSSNIAPAEEQDSLQQWMDSIFSCAVNQLEEDLFFLRKYN